A stretch of the Neisseria sp. DTU_2020_1000833_1_SI_GRL_NUU_006 genome encodes the following:
- a CDS encoding S-methyl-5'-thioinosine phosphorylase, producing MLAIIGGSSLTKLPELSITDRKIVRTPYGLASSPVLSGKLGSQDIIFLARHGFGHTVAPHEINYRANIWALHSIGAEYIVAVSSVISINDRFENGALVLPDDLIDYTYGRKDTFFEGQEEPVVHTDFLEPYSAGLREKIAEHAQQHQMPLYTQAVYGCLQGPRWPTRAEIQRYRRDGVDVLGMTGMPEAVLARELGMKYAHFCGITDIRCLSGKMTDTGGCGMETELAVLKIRSLLAGL from the coding sequence ATGTTAGCCATTATCGGCGGCAGCAGCCTGACCAAGCTGCCCGAACTGAGCATCACTGACCGCAAAATCGTCCGTACCCCCTACGGACTGGCCAGCAGCCCTGTCTTAAGCGGCAAACTGGGCAGTCAGGACATCATCTTCCTCGCGCGGCACGGCTTCGGCCATACCGTCGCGCCGCATGAAATCAACTACCGCGCCAACATTTGGGCGTTGCATTCCATAGGTGCGGAATACATCGTCGCCGTTTCCTCCGTCATCAGCATCAACGACCGCTTTGAAAACGGCGCACTCGTCCTGCCCGACGACTTGATCGACTACACCTACGGCCGCAAGGACACCTTTTTTGAAGGACAGGAAGAACCGGTCGTACACACCGATTTTCTCGAACCCTACTCCGCCGGACTGCGCGAAAAAATTGCCGAACACGCGCAACAGCACCAAATGCCCTTATACACCCAAGCCGTTTACGGCTGCCTGCAAGGCCCGCGCTGGCCGACCCGCGCCGAAATCCAACGTTACCGCCGTGACGGCGTGGACGTACTGGGTATGACCGGAATGCCCGAAGCCGTCCTCGCCCGCGAACTGGGCATGAAATACGCCCACTTCTGCGGCATCACCGACATCCGCTGCCTCAGCGGCAAAATGACGGACACGGGCGGCTGTGGCATGGAAACGGAGCTTGCAGTCCTAAAAATCCGCAGCTTGCTTGCGGGTTTGTAA
- a CDS encoding AI-2E family transporter translates to MYQKKTRGSKPWIIMGLVIVAFVWLLYALGNILTPFIVAAVLAYVLNPLVEWLQKKKIKRGPASMIVMVLALLLLLLLMLIIVPMLINQFNNMVSRFPQIVDFIQNKLLPWLNNAAGDYMQIDQDSVVAWLQSHTGEMSNTLTDWMPTLMRQSGNVISSVTNLILLPLLLYYFLLDWKRWAYAISALVPRRFIDFYSRITSNMDEVLGEFLRGQLMVMLIMGLVYGIGLMLVGLDSGFAIGMIAGILVFIPYLGAFTGLLLATVAALLQFGTWNGLIMVWVIFGIGQLLESFLITPKIVGDRIGLSPFWVIFSLMAFGQLMGFVGMLVGLPLAAVTLVLLREGVNAYFHSRFYKHK, encoded by the coding sequence GCTTTTGTCTGGTTACTGTATGCCCTGGGCAATATTCTGACGCCGTTTATTGTAGCGGCAGTATTGGCTTATGTACTCAATCCGCTCGTGGAATGGTTGCAGAAAAAAAAGATTAAACGGGGCCCGGCTTCTATGATAGTGATGGTACTGGCGTTACTACTCTTGCTATTGTTGATGCTAATTATTGTTCCTATGTTGATCAATCAATTTAACAATATGGTCAGCCGCTTTCCTCAAATTGTTGATTTCATACAAAATAAACTATTGCCTTGGTTAAACAATGCAGCAGGCGATTATATGCAAATCGATCAGGACTCAGTGGTTGCCTGGCTGCAATCCCATACTGGTGAAATGAGTAATACGTTAACGGATTGGATGCCTACACTAATGCGTCAGAGCGGTAACGTTATTAGTAGTGTGACCAATCTGATACTGCTGCCGCTTTTGCTTTATTACTTTCTGTTGGACTGGAAACGCTGGGCTTACGCGATTAGTGCGTTGGTTCCTCGCCGCTTTATTGACTTTTATTCGCGCATCACAAGCAATATGGATGAAGTTTTAGGCGAATTCCTTCGCGGGCAGTTGATGGTGATGCTGATTATGGGGCTGGTGTACGGCATCGGTCTGATGCTGGTCGGACTGGATTCGGGTTTCGCCATCGGTATGATTGCCGGTATTTTGGTGTTCATTCCATATTTGGGTGCATTTACCGGTCTTTTGTTGGCTACTGTTGCCGCTTTGCTGCAGTTTGGCACATGGAACGGGCTGATTATGGTGTGGGTAATTTTTGGCATAGGACAGTTGCTGGAAAGCTTCCTCATAACTCCGAAGATTGTTGGCGACCGTATCGGTTTGTCGCCTTTTTGGGTAATTTTTTCCCTAATGGCTTTTGGACAACTCATGGGTTTTGTCGGAATGCTTGTGGGTCTGCCGCTTGCCGCCGTAACCTTAGTCCTGCTGCGCGAAGGCGTGAACGCTTATTTCCACAGCCGTTTTTACAAACACAAATAA